A genomic stretch from Dissulfurispira thermophila includes:
- a CDS encoding oxidoreductase, translating to MLLKDKIIVVIGGEGLLGKAIVNGILHEGGVPISADIKPIKDSNNDIDYIMVDITSKKSINDCIEIVYKKYGKIDALVNTAYPRNKNYGRNFLEVEFEDFCENLNIHLGGYFLTSQQFIKFFLKQGFGNIINFSSIYGVIAPSFEIYAETTMTMPVEYAAIKSAIIHLTRYMAKFLKGKNIRVNCISPGGIMDKQPINFIKNYNSLCLNKGMLDKDDIIGTVIFLLGDISKYINGQNIIVDDGYSL from the coding sequence ATGCTTTTAAAAGATAAAATTATTGTAGTTATTGGTGGCGAAGGTTTGTTAGGTAAAGCTATTGTGAATGGAATTTTACATGAAGGCGGAGTACCAATAAGTGCTGATATAAAGCCAATAAAAGATTCTAACAATGATATTGATTATATTATGGTTGATATTACTTCCAAAAAGTCAATAAATGATTGCATTGAAATTGTCTATAAAAAATACGGTAAAATTGATGCTTTGGTAAATACAGCATACCCGAGAAATAAAAACTACGGGAGAAATTTTTTAGAGGTGGAGTTTGAGGATTTCTGTGAAAATTTAAACATTCATTTAGGTGGATATTTTTTAACATCTCAACAATTTATAAAATTCTTTCTAAAGCAAGGTTTTGGAAATATAATAAATTTCTCATCTATATATGGCGTTATTGCTCCAAGTTTTGAAATTTATGCAGAAACAACCATGACAATGCCGGTTGAATATGCAGCTATTAAGTCTGCGATTATACATTTGACAAGATACATGGCTAAATTTTTAAAAGGAAAAAATATAAGAGTAAATTGTATTAGTCCTGGTGGGATTATGGATAAACAACCTATAAATTTTATTAAAAATTATAATTCACTTTGTTTAAATAAAGGTATGTTAGATAAAGATGATATAATCGGGACTGTTATTTTCCTTCTCGGTGACATTAGTAAATATATCAATGGACAGAATATAATTGTAGATGATGGATATAGTTTGTAA
- a CDS encoding nitrilase-related carbon-nitrogen hydrolase: MEKNKLRVCLVSLNQEFEDKEKNKNKILGILKNTKNYEYDLAIFPEMTLTGYTMNTNLSEEWKNSNSLKFFIECSITYNKSIIFGISVKENNSYKNRACFINNKGDVLLTYDKIHPFSYVGEDKYFKGGHELKFTNYEDFNLALTICYDLRFPEIYSILSQNSELIINIANWPAKRLEHRKILLKSRAIENQVFMIGVNRIGKDYSNEYKKSSMLIYPSGQIAKPIINEGEIEIYEIEKEIFSNYRNSFPTYQDKRWELYYKFYKRGVCDAFKR; encoded by the coding sequence ATGGAAAAAAATAAATTAAGAGTTTGCTTAGTATCTCTGAATCAGGAATTTGAAGATAAAGAAAAAAATAAAAATAAGATATTGGGCATACTTAAAAATACGAAAAATTATGAATACGATTTGGCAATTTTCCCAGAAATGACATTAACAGGTTACACAATGAATACAAATTTGAGTGAAGAATGGAAAAATTCCAATAGTTTAAAGTTTTTTATAGAATGCAGTATAACTTACAATAAATCTATTATCTTTGGTATTTCTGTCAAGGAAAATAATTCATATAAAAATAGAGCTTGTTTTATAAATAACAAGGGAGATGTTTTACTTACTTATGATAAAATTCATCCCTTTTCTTATGTTGGAGAAGATAAATATTTTAAAGGTGGACATGAGCTAAAATTTACTAATTATGAAGATTTTAATCTTGCTTTAACAATTTGCTATGACTTGAGATTTCCTGAAATATATTCAATTTTAAGCCAAAATTCAGAGTTAATAATTAATATTGCAAACTGGCCAGCTAAAAGATTAGAACATCGGAAAATATTGCTAAAAAGTAGAGCTATAGAAAATCAAGTTTTTATGATAGGAGTTAATAGAATTGGCAAAGATTATTCTAATGAATATAAAAAATCTTCTATGTTGATTTACCCGTCAGGCCAAATTGCTAAACCTATCATTAATGAAGGAGAAATAGAAATCTATGAAATAGAAAAGGAGATTTTTTCAAACTATAGGAATTCTTTTCCTACTTATCAAGATAAAAGATGGGAACTTTACTATAAATTCTATAAAAGAGGAGTTTGTGATGCTTTTAAAAGATAA